Within the Liquorilactobacillus nagelii DSM 13675 genome, the region TCCACGGGTCCATTAGAAAAGGTCGTCTGAAAGCTGTTCTTGATTTCTTGTAGATGTTTACGCAAGGTACGATTAGTTTTTTTGATGGGCTCAGGCATGCCTGCAGCTGAACGTGTTAGACTTTCTAAGAGCCTTGGATCTCGCTGCTGGACAGCTTGTAAAAGTGTTTGATAATAAACGTAAGCTTGTCGCAAAGCGGAGGACATATTTAATAAACGCTCCACAATATCCTGTTCACATAACTGCATATTACGAAAGTTTCTGCTTTTACGATAGGTTTTAAAATCAAGTTTGGTCGAGTCTTTAGTTAACAATTTCCAATAATGTTTCAAAGCACGTGCGTTGTGCGAACCCTGTCCCGCCTGTTTCATGGTTTGTGTCCGAACTAAGTTTAAGGCCCGATAAGCTTGGGTTACGACATGGAAGCGGTCGGCAATGATCAGCGCTTGCGGAAAGATCTCATGGATCAAGGATCGATAAGGCGAGTACAGATCAACTGTGACCGTTTGGACTGCCCAGCGAGCTTGACGGTCATATTGTAAAAAGTAACTTCGTAAGTATGTATTATGCCGAGAACGCACGATATCTAACGTGCGGCGTGTCGCAATGTCCATGACAATGATACTCATGCCGCTACTAGAAAAGTTGCCCGCTTTAAAGTCGTCAAAAGCGATATTTTGCGGTAAGAAATGATGATTGGGCCTTAAGTAAGTTGAGAGCTCTTGCGCAAAGCGCATCACTGTCATTCCAGAGATCCCAAAATCAGCGGCAATATCTTTTTGTGAGATATTCTGGTCTAATTTAGAAATAGCCTGATATTTAACGGCTTGTGAGATTTGGTCGTTAGCCTTGACGTCCTTGATCTCCGCAAGTTTTGTAATAGTTTTAGGGCAGGCAGCTGAAGCCGGGCAGAGATATTTTTGTTTGCGGATCGAAAAAACATTTGTGATCCCACCCGAAGGCAAACCGAGCATCTCAACGGTTTTAAAACCGTTGTAGCGCATTTTTTGACCACAAACTGGGCAAGCACAAGGATAAGATTGCCGCAAATGGATCTTGCGGACTTTTTTATGTTGGTAAAATCCTGCAGCTATCACTTTATTCTTATATTTTGGATCAAATTCCAGGTGTGAGTCTTTAATTCCCAATAGATCCAGTGTACAATTCTTCATGTAGGACATTCCTTTCAGTGTAGGGATTGTTTCTTTGAGATGAAGTGTGTCTTCATCTCTATTTTTTTATCATAAAACAAAATTGGTACTGAGAGAAGATTTTTCTATCAGTACCAAATATTATAGAACCCAGTTTTAAGACAATCCGTTGGTGTTAAGAAGGGATCGGGTACTACATGGTTTTGTAAATGTGATTGTGGTAATTATACCGACGTGGCAAGCACAAAACTTATTCAAGGAACTACCAAGAGTTGTGGTTGTCAATTAAAGAAGGCACGAGAAAAATGGAAAAATATTTACAAAGATGAAAAGATACAAGAGAAGATAAAAAAAACTTTTAGAAAAAATGACGGTCGTGAAAAAAATACTAAACTATCTATATTGGAACTAGCAACAAGCGACAAATTAAAGGCAAATAATTCTAGTGG harbors:
- a CDS encoding ISL3 family transposase; this encodes MKNCTLDLLGIKDSHLEFDPKYKNKVIAAGFYQHKKVRKIHLRQSYPCACPVCGQKMRYNGFKTVEMLGLPSGGITNVFSIRKQKYLCPASAACPKTITKLAEIKDVKANDQISQAVKYQAISKLDQNISQKDIAADFGISGMTVMRFAQELSTYLRPNHHFLPQNIAFDDFKAGNFSSSGMSIIVMDIATRRTLDIVRSRHNTYLRSYFLQYDRQARWAVQTVTVDLYSPYRSLIHEIFPQALIIADRFHVVTQAYRALNLVRTQTMKQAGQGSHNARALKHYWKLLTKDSTKLDFKTYRKSRNFRNMQLCEQDIVERLLNMSSALRQAYVYYQTLLQAVQQRDPRLLESLTRSAAGMPEPIKKTNRTLRKHLQEIKNSFQTTFSNGPVEGTNNKIKAIKKTAYGFRNFENFRLRLLIELKNSYVSLNFHSHIKKAAHSIQEQAA
- a CDS encoding AP2 domain-containing protein, producing the protein MASTKLIQGTTKSCGCQLKKAREKWKNIYKDEKIQEKIKKTFRKNDGREKNTKLSILELATSDKLKANNSSGVTGVSYSKRDKRWRSYITVKHIRYELGYFKDKESAIQARKKAEKELVEPILKKYKNK